The following proteins are encoded in a genomic region of Diadema setosum chromosome 10, eeDiaSeto1, whole genome shotgun sequence:
- the LOC140234459 gene encoding uncharacterized protein produces the protein MPHLSSLKLKCQNLPDDFFAAAASLAPSSQIQELDLDLGTLAFSPGTESAVRALAGLIFRMPRLTRLNLTCNNLPTVFYATAVSMPPSPQLTDITINGRPYQHRYDQEIQVLLQNLLPPEEDAPVSSDDEVSDPQVDPMDVETGASQSSGVRGPLLQPLLGRRSLRRMTLPKCRVS, from the exons ATGCCCCATCTGTCCAGCTTGAAGCTGAAGTGCCAGAACTTGCCTGACGACTTCTTTGCAGCAGCCGCATCTCTTGCTCCGTCATCTCAG ATCCAGGAGCTAGATCTAGATCTTGGCACATTGGCCTTCAGCCCTGGAACTGAGTCTGCGGTGAGAGCCCTGGCTGGGTTGATCTTCCGGATGCCTCGTCTGACACGGCTGAATCTGACGTGCAATAACCTACCCACAGTTTTCTATGCAACTGCAGTCTCTATGCCACCCTCACCACAG CTCACAGACATCACCATCAATGGACGTCCCTATCAACATAGATATGACCAGGAAATACAGGTTTTGTTGCAG AACCTCTTGCCACCTGAAGAAGACGCGCCTGTGTCATCTGACGATGAGGTATCTGACCCACAGGTGGATCCGATGGATGTCGAAACAGGTGCATCTCAGTCTAGTGGAGTTCGTGGCCCACTTCTCCAGCCATTACTGGGGCGTAGGAGTCTGAGGAGGATGACTCTTCCAAAGTGTAGAGTGTCATGA